The DNA region CCCGGCTACGGCCAAGGAGGGCTGCTCGGCCTGCAGAGTCCCTTCGTCGACCTGGCCCAGCTGTGGCTGTCCGACCTCGAAGGGCGCGACATCTCAGAGAGCACCAAGGACAACTACCGCGACGACCTGCGTCTGCACGTGCAGCCGTTCTTCGAGCACTACACGCTCGGCGAGATCACCACCGGTCGCGTCGAGGTCTTCCTCCAGCGCGAGGCCGAGGTCTCGTACTCACGTGCCAAACACTCGCGCACCCTGCTCAACCAGCTCTTCGGCTTCGCGCTGCGGCACGACGCGATCGGACGGAACCCAGTCGAGGGGACTTCGCCGCTGCGGAAGCCCAAGGGAACACCTCAGGCCCTGACGCTGGAACAGATCGCTGCGATCCGATCGGCCGCCGCTCGCTGGCGCACGGGTCCGGACGCCAAGGGCCCCAAGCCCGACGACAAGGTCCGAGACGCCATCGAGATCCTGCTCGGCACCGGCATGCGGCCTGGCGAGGTCCTCGCCCTGCGTCCACTGGACGTCGACGACGGCAGAAACGGAATGGTTGCGCACGTGCGGGGCACCGTCGTGCTCCGGAAAGGCGAGGGCACCTTCCGCCAGGATCGGCCGAAGACCGATGCCTCGGTCCGCCAGATCCCGGTTCCGGAGTTCGCGGCTCAAGTGATCCGGCGTCGCCTCAGCCTGATGACGCCGGAACAGCGGGAGTGGACCATCTTCCACAACCGCCATGGTGGGCCGCTGACGATGGCCAACTTCCGCCGCACGTTTCGCGCCTTCTTGGAGCTGGCCGGACTCGAGCAGACGGGCATCTCACCACGCTGGTATCGCCGCACCGGCGCCACCGTCATTGCCCGTGGTCTCGGCGTCGACGCCGCAGCTGCTCACCTGGGCCACACCTCGACCGCGATCACCGAAGGCCACTACATCGAACCCGACCAGACGATCGACTTCGGTCCCGCGAACGTCCTCGAGCGCACACTGCGCTCGGTCAACCCGGACGGTGCCCTGCTCAAGCAGCCGGCGGACGACGCCGAGGAGGACCTCCTCGACCTGCTCGACTCCGCCGAGTCTGACGACGAGGTTGCCTAGTGCGTGTCCACCAGGCGTAGTCAGCGTGCCTATCAGACGTAGTCGGAGTGCGCCTCGCTCCGCGCCCTACTGATGGAGTGTCGGCGGTGACTCCTCACGGGCTCGGTAACTGAGCGCGGTGTGGAGGGCCGGTCGGCTGGGGTCTTGGTTGGCGGTTGTTCGTGGCACTGGGTGCTCGGGCCGGATCCGGTTGCGGACGATGGTGATGGCCTCGACTTGGGTTGGTTCGGTGATGGGGTGTAGCGCTCGCGCAGGCGTAGGACAGGAGCGCCGGTGTCGGCGAGCTCGGGGAGAGTGGTGCGTTGGAGGTAGGTGCCGCCGGCGATGGCGTGTTCGACGATGTCGGCGATGCGGTTGTCGACGCGGGTGAAGAGGTTGTGGAAGGCGGCGAGTTGGCGGGGTTCGACGATCTCGTTGCCGGTGAGTTTGGTGGTTCGTGTGGCGAGGGTGGCGGCTTGGGCGACCGCGGCCTTGCCGTGGCCGAGTAGGCCTCCGATGTCACGGAGCGCGCGGTGGAGGTCGGCGTAGCTCTGGGCGCGGCGGGTGAAGGCGTCGTGGAGGCGTTGGTCGACCGGTGCGGCGAGGACCGCGAGGGTGGTGGTGACGCGGCGTTGGGAATCGACGATGAGGCGTAGGTCGCGGGCGGTGGGGAGTCCTTTGAGGGCGTGGAGCAGGTTGTGTTCGGCCTGGAGGACACCGAGGACGCCTGGTTTGGCTGCGCCGCGCATGGAGCGGACGAGGGGCTGCCAGCCGAGTTTGTCGATGGTGTAGTCGGGTTGTCCGAGGCCGGTGTCGAGCGCGGCGGCGAGGGTTGCCCACCCGAGTCGTTGGGGGTGGGCGAGGGGCTGCCAGCCGGGGAGTAGGTGGTAGCGGCGGTCGAGTACGACGAGGGCTTGGGTGATCGCGGCGACGTCGCCGACCAGTGCTTGGGCTTGGGGCGTGGTGAGGATGCCGTGGGTGTCGGTGCCGCCGATGTCGTGCTCGGCGAGGGCGGCTGCTTTGGCGGCGGCGCGCCAGTGCTCGACCAGCGGGACCGTGTGGGGCGTGGTGAGTTCGGCGAGGGTGGGCAGGTTCGTGTCCTGCTGTTCGCGGTTGTCGCGGAGCAGTTTGAGGAGCGGGTGGACGACGCCACCAGCGCCGGGGTTTGGGTGGAACGGGTTGGACTTGGCGGGTGGTTGGTTGCTGAACGCCAGGGGTTGGGCGGCGGTGCAGGCTTGGATGCACCAGGTCAGCACCGAGAGGCGGTACTGCAGGAGCAGGCCGCTTGCCCGCTCGACTCCTGCGCTGGTCTCGCTGGTCTCGCGGGACGCGGTGGACTGTTCAGCCTGTTCAGCCTGTTGGAGGTAGTGCCGGACGCGGTGTTGGTGCAGCAGGGCG from Nocardioides sambongensis includes:
- a CDS encoding tyrosine-type recombinase/integrase, producing the protein MARTRFRDTDGQLRQVKATGTTSSRAVSELKRRLLARPGYGQGGLLGLQSPFVDLAQLWLSDLEGRDISESTKDNYRDDLRLHVQPFFEHYTLGEITTGRVEVFLQREAEVSYSRAKHSRTLLNQLFGFALRHDAIGRNPVEGTSPLRKPKGTPQALTLEQIAAIRSAAARWRTGPDAKGPKPDDKVRDAIEILLGTGMRPGEVLALRPLDVDDGRNGMVAHVRGTVVLRKGEGTFRQDRPKTDASVRQIPVPEFAAQVIRRRLSLMTPEQREWTIFHNRHGGPLTMANFRRTFRAFLELAGLEQTGISPRWYRRTGATVIARGLGVDAAAAHLGHTSTAITEGHYIEPDQTIDFGPANVLERTLRSVNPDGALLKQPADDAEEDLLDLLDSAESDDEVA